The following proteins are encoded in a genomic region of Streptomyces sp. NBC_01723:
- a CDS encoding mandelate racemase/muconate lactonizing enzyme family protein, which yields MKITNVYEGVVPISSSIRNAWIDFSSMDCSIVAIESDVIRDGKPVVGYGFNSNGRYSAGEILRRRILPRLLDAEPGSLLDEQGGLDHAKAWDVMMRNEKPGGHGERSVAVGVVDMALFDLASKIEGKPLYRYLSERYGDGQPDDSVFVYAAGGYYAPGKTLAGLQDEMRGFLDLGYDVVKMKIGGADLAEDLRRIEAVIDVLDGDGSRLAVDVNGRFDLNTALEYGRAIEPYGLFWYEEIGDPLDYHLNATVAEHYTGSIATGENLFSLQDARNLIRYGGLRPDRDTIQVDPALSYGLVEYLRIQDMLRQHGWSSRRCIPHGGHQFSLHIAAALKLGGNESYPGEFQPTGGFADDAVVDKSRVGLTDTPGIGFESKDAFYKVLRALHS from the coding sequence GTGAAGATCACCAATGTCTACGAGGGCGTCGTTCCGATCAGCTCCTCGATCCGCAACGCCTGGATCGACTTCAGCTCCATGGACTGTTCGATCGTGGCGATCGAGAGCGACGTCATCCGGGACGGCAAGCCCGTGGTGGGCTACGGCTTCAACTCCAACGGCCGCTACAGCGCCGGAGAGATCCTGCGCCGCCGGATCCTGCCCCGCCTCCTCGATGCCGAGCCCGGCAGCCTGCTCGACGAGCAGGGCGGCCTCGACCACGCCAAGGCGTGGGACGTGATGATGCGCAACGAGAAGCCCGGCGGGCACGGCGAGCGCTCGGTCGCGGTCGGTGTGGTGGACATGGCCCTGTTCGACCTGGCCTCCAAGATCGAGGGCAAGCCGCTGTACCGGTATCTGTCCGAGCGCTACGGCGACGGGCAGCCCGACGACTCCGTCTTCGTCTACGCCGCCGGCGGCTACTACGCCCCGGGCAAGACCCTCGCCGGCCTTCAGGACGAGATGCGCGGCTTCCTCGACCTGGGCTACGACGTCGTCAAGATGAAGATCGGCGGCGCCGACCTGGCGGAGGACCTGCGCCGTATCGAGGCCGTCATCGACGTGCTGGACGGTGACGGCTCCCGGCTGGCCGTCGACGTCAACGGCCGCTTCGACCTCAACACGGCCCTGGAGTACGGGCGGGCCATCGAGCCCTACGGCCTGTTCTGGTACGAGGAGATCGGCGACCCGCTCGACTACCATCTCAACGCCACCGTCGCCGAGCACTACACCGGCTCCATCGCCACGGGCGAGAACCTCTTCTCCCTCCAGGACGCCCGCAACCTGATCCGCTACGGCGGCCTGCGCCCCGACCGCGACACCATCCAGGTCGACCCCGCGCTCTCCTACGGACTGGTGGAGTACCTGCGCATCCAGGACATGCTCCGTCAGCACGGCTGGTCCTCGCGCCGCTGCATCCCGCACGGCGGGCACCAGTTCTCCCTGCACATCGCCGCCGCCCTCAAGCTCGGCGGCAACGAGTCCTACCCGGGCGAGTTCCAGCCCACCGGTGGCTTCGCCGACGACGCCGTCGTCGACAAGAGCCGCGTCGGCCTGACCGACACCCCCGGCATCGGTTTCGAGAGCAAGGACGCCTTCTACAAGGTGCTGCGCGCCCTGCACAGCTGA
- a CDS encoding NADPH-dependent F420 reductase: MKITAIGAGAIGGNLAAKLSTAGHDVQVADARGPEAVRAEVLESGARTADLADAVQGRDVIVLSIPFGVAGQLADLFASVPDDTVVIDTSNYYPGMLSEPIEAVDDGQVESVYTAELLGRPVVKAWNAALAETQRTKGVPAGTPGRLAIPVAGDSEEARKVAMSLVDDTGFDPYDTGTLADSWRQQPNSPAYCTELTLDELPTALAAADRVKDAAIRDSLPERFAALGANPTVDDVVEMNRAAHR, encoded by the coding sequence ATGAAAATTACTGCCATAGGCGCCGGAGCCATCGGCGGGAACCTCGCTGCCAAGCTCAGCACGGCCGGTCACGACGTCCAGGTGGCCGACGCCCGCGGCCCCGAGGCCGTCCGGGCGGAGGTGCTGGAGTCCGGGGCCCGCACGGCGGACCTCGCCGACGCCGTCCAGGGCCGGGACGTCATCGTCCTGTCGATCCCGTTCGGGGTGGCGGGCCAGCTGGCGGACCTGTTCGCGTCGGTGCCCGACGACACGGTGGTCATCGACACCTCGAACTACTACCCCGGAATGCTCAGCGAGCCGATCGAGGCGGTGGACGACGGCCAGGTGGAGAGCGTGTACACCGCCGAGCTGCTCGGCCGCCCCGTGGTCAAGGCGTGGAACGCCGCGCTGGCCGAAACCCAGCGGACCAAGGGTGTTCCGGCCGGAACGCCCGGCCGCCTCGCCATCCCTGTCGCCGGAGACTCCGAGGAGGCGCGGAAGGTGGCCATGAGCCTGGTGGACGACACCGGCTTCGACCCCTACGACACCGGCACACTGGCCGACTCCTGGCGCCAGCAGCCCAACAGCCCCGCCTACTGCACCGAGCTGACCCTCGACGAGCTGCCGACGGCCCTGGCCGCGGCCGACCGCGTCAAAGACGCGGCCATCCGCGACAGCCTCCCGGAACGCTTCGCCGCCCTCGGTGCCAACCCCACCGTCGACGACGTCGTCGAGATGAACCGCGCCGCCCACCGCTGA
- a CDS encoding nitroreductase → MPGTTSAFTDIAHSRRSPRQFLPTALSPSDIRGVLEDAQTAPSNSNTQPWTVHVVSGAARDALAKELLRAEEEGRTSPDFTDGYGEGLYLQRSQALGASVYRARGVERSDRDGRRAAVRENLEFYGAPHAAFLFMPALGDGVRTAGDIGMYAQNFLLSLAARGLAGIPQTVLGVYADTVRESLGVPAELKLLFGISFGMADPAAPVNTLRTERVPLRRSVVLHDTSGVLDGQ, encoded by the coding sequence TTGCCCGGCACCACGTCAGCCTTCACCGACATCGCACACTCCCGACGCTCTCCCCGGCAGTTCCTGCCCACCGCCCTGTCCCCTTCGGACATCCGGGGCGTACTGGAAGACGCACAGACCGCCCCCTCGAACAGCAACACCCAGCCGTGGACGGTGCACGTCGTCTCGGGTGCGGCGCGGGATGCCCTGGCCAAAGAGCTGCTCCGGGCCGAGGAGGAGGGGCGGACCTCCCCGGATTTCACCGATGGCTACGGCGAGGGTCTCTACCTCCAGCGGTCGCAGGCCCTGGGCGCGAGTGTCTACCGGGCCCGGGGTGTCGAGCGCTCGGACCGGGACGGCAGGAGGGCGGCGGTCCGCGAGAACCTGGAGTTCTACGGCGCTCCCCATGCCGCCTTCCTGTTCATGCCGGCACTCGGCGACGGGGTACGGACGGCCGGCGACATCGGCATGTACGCGCAGAACTTCCTGCTCTCGCTGGCGGCCCGGGGGCTGGCCGGCATCCCGCAGACCGTACTCGGCGTCTACGCCGACACCGTCCGCGAGTCTCTGGGTGTCCCCGCGGAACTCAAGCTGCTGTTCGGCATCTCCTTCGGCATGGCCGACCCGGCGGCACCGGTGAACACGCTCCGCACGGAGCGGGTTCCGCTGCGGCGGAGCGTGGTCTTGCATGACACCTCAGGAGTCCTCGACGGGCAGTAG
- a CDS encoding cation:dicarboxylate symporter family transporter yields the protein MTSTTTSGRPQRSRLSRLIRELWFQVVLAAVLGIAVGILAPGLGEDLRPLNDWFIALVKMIVIPVVFCVVTTGIASMDNLRKAGRIGVKAIGYFLVLSLVSMLIGLVVANIFQPGAGLHVDPSSLNADDVPKTATEHATFTGFVSSLIPASLLGAITGDAILSALMVSIVFGAALNMAGEEGAPLTRGIKALSDVVFRIVGWVMRLAPLGTFGALATVVATYGAESLKQLGYLIVLFTATCVVYVLVVLGAIMRACRLSLFGLIRFLKAELLVALSTCSSEAVLPQLVRKLEILGIGRPVVGIVIPSGFSFNLDGSAVYLTMASLFLAQAVGIDLSWQQQLIMVGVMMLTSKGTAGIAGGAFIVLASTVTAVGHIPLAALSLIVGIDRILNEGRVFINVLGNAVATIVIGKWENDFDTEQARKVLHSRSTTPPQAELDTAKVDADK from the coding sequence ATGACAAGCACCACCACCTCCGGCCGCCCGCAGCGGTCACGGCTGAGCCGTCTCATACGTGAGCTGTGGTTCCAGGTCGTCCTGGCCGCCGTCCTCGGCATCGCCGTCGGCATCCTCGCGCCCGGGCTGGGGGAGGACCTGAGGCCGCTCAACGACTGGTTCATCGCGCTGGTCAAGATGATCGTGATCCCGGTCGTGTTCTGCGTGGTCACCACCGGCATCGCCTCCATGGACAACCTGCGCAAGGCGGGCCGGATCGGTGTGAAGGCGATCGGCTACTTCCTGGTGCTGTCCCTGGTGTCCATGCTGATCGGGCTGGTCGTCGCCAACATCTTCCAGCCCGGCGCCGGCCTGCACGTCGACCCCTCGTCGCTGAACGCCGACGACGTGCCCAAGACCGCCACCGAGCACGCCACCTTCACCGGCTTCGTCTCCTCCCTCATCCCCGCCTCCCTGCTGGGCGCGATCACCGGGGACGCCATCCTGTCCGCGCTGATGGTCTCGATCGTCTTCGGTGCGGCCCTGAACATGGCCGGCGAGGAAGGGGCACCGCTGACCCGCGGCATCAAGGCGCTCTCCGACGTCGTCTTCCGCATCGTGGGCTGGGTGATGCGCCTCGCGCCCCTGGGCACCTTCGGCGCCCTGGCCACCGTGGTCGCCACCTACGGCGCCGAGAGCCTCAAACAGCTCGGCTACCTCATCGTCCTGTTCACCGCGACCTGCGTCGTCTACGTCCTGGTCGTCCTCGGCGCCATCATGCGGGCCTGCCGCCTGAGCCTGTTCGGCCTCATCCGCTTCCTCAAGGCCGAACTGCTCGTCGCCCTCAGCACCTGTTCCAGTGAGGCCGTCTTGCCCCAGCTGGTACGCAAACTGGAGATCCTCGGCATCGGCCGGCCCGTCGTCGGCATCGTCATCCCCTCCGGGTTCTCCTTCAACCTGGACGGCTCCGCGGTCTACCTCACGATGGCCTCCCTCTTCCTGGCCCAGGCCGTGGGCATCGACCTGTCCTGGCAGCAGCAGCTGATCATGGTCGGCGTCATGATGCTCACCAGCAAGGGCACCGCCGGGATCGCGGGCGGCGCGTTCATCGTCCTCGCCAGCACCGTCACCGCGGTCGGCCACATCCCGCTCGCCGCCCTCTCCCTGATCGTCGGCATCGACCGCATCCTCAACGAGGGCCGCGTGTTCATCAACGTCCTCGGAAACGCCGTCGCCACCATCGTGATCGGCAAGTGGGAGAACGACTTCGACACGGAACAGGCCCGCAAGGTCCTGCACTCCCGCAGCACCACGCCGCCGCAGGCCGAGTTGGACACCGCCAAGGTCGACGCCGACAAATAG
- a CDS encoding MmyB family transcriptional regulator, producing MMRVLDRLDDSPALVQTDLVDTLAMTPLSVALLGDQTRHTGLARSGCYRWFMDPAEHLMVPEEARERYGRAQAARLWAAPTAGSDTPRAARILAELQEHSPEFVRMWELQEVAQSYDDGKTILHPELGRIDVDAQILFTENRAQSLVVLTTRPGTESHSKLELLSVVGHQQLTS from the coding sequence CTGATGCGGGTCCTGGACCGCCTGGACGACTCCCCGGCCCTGGTGCAGACCGACCTGGTCGACACCCTCGCGATGACCCCCTTGTCCGTCGCGCTGCTCGGCGACCAGACCCGCCACACCGGTCTGGCCCGCAGCGGCTGCTACCGCTGGTTCATGGACCCGGCCGAGCACCTGATGGTTCCCGAGGAGGCCCGCGAACGCTACGGCCGTGCCCAGGCAGCGCGCCTTTGGGCCGCGCCGACAGCCGGCAGCGACACCCCGCGAGCCGCCCGGATCCTCGCCGAGCTCCAGGAACACAGCCCCGAGTTCGTCCGCATGTGGGAACTTCAGGAAGTCGCACAAAGCTACGACGACGGCAAGACCATCCTCCATCCCGAACTCGGCCGCATCGACGTCGATGCCCAGATCCTGTTCACCGAGAACCGCGCCCAGTCCCTGGTGGTGCTGACCACTCGCCCCGGCACGGAGAGCCACAGCAAACTCGAACTGCTCTCCGTCGTCGGACACCAACAGCTCACTTCCTGA
- a CDS encoding GntR family transcriptional regulator codes for MAGQNLFFSKSDLAYAELRDRILFGTLPAGSRLAQYDLAESLNMSITPLREAIRRLSSEGLVTVETHRDVRVSVMNSNEARQLFEVRLSLDPTAAELAAQRRTDDDIAIMQAAVDKLLPVTRQWGEEALTAHRAFHQALYRASHNDVLIRLLDDLWDKSDRYRRLGLELPPGDEPRTRDLQEHHQLVSHIVDGRAAEAAQLMRGHITHSLTATAISALEDREGLRVK; via the coding sequence ATGGCAGGACAGAACCTGTTCTTCAGCAAGAGCGACCTCGCCTACGCAGAACTCCGCGATCGGATCCTCTTCGGCACGCTGCCTGCCGGGTCACGGCTCGCCCAGTACGACCTCGCCGAGTCCCTCAACATGAGCATCACGCCCCTGCGCGAGGCCATCCGACGCCTCAGCAGCGAGGGACTCGTCACCGTCGAAACCCACCGCGACGTCCGGGTCTCCGTCATGAACTCGAACGAGGCCCGCCAGCTTTTCGAAGTCCGCCTGTCCCTGGACCCGACCGCCGCCGAACTCGCCGCCCAGCGACGCACCGACGACGACATCGCCATCATGCAGGCCGCCGTCGACAAGCTCCTCCCCGTCACCCGCCAATGGGGGGAAGAGGCACTGACGGCCCACCGCGCCTTCCACCAGGCGCTGTACCGGGCCTCGCACAACGACGTCCTCATCCGTCTCCTGGACGACCTGTGGGACAAATCCGACCGCTACCGGCGCCTCGGCCTCGAACTCCCACCCGGTGACGAACCCCGGACCCGGGACCTACAGGAGCACCACCAACTCGTCTCCCACATCGTGGACGGCCGCGCCGCCGAAGCTGCCCAGCTGATGCGAGGCCACATCACCCACAGCCTCACCGCCACCGCCATCAGCGCCCTCGAAGACCGCGAGGGCCTTCGCGTGAAGTGA
- a CDS encoding aldo/keto reductase codes for MQYRTLGQQGLRVSALGLGVMGMSLAYGPSNDEDGTSTIHRAHERGVDFFDTAELYGQGTGSNETLLGNAVHDFRDEVVLATKFGFDMTSKTLGSGVNSRPENIREVAENSLRYLQTDRIDLFYQHISDPDVPAEEVAGTVGDLITEGKVQYFGLSNVGPQYIRRAHAVTPVTALQYEYSIFEREVEDQILPVLRELGIGLVPYAPLGRGFLSGVVKPADEYAEDDMRRWDERWQGENYAYNLNAAEQLRKLAATKGITPAQLALAWLLAQGEDVVPIPGTRNATRLEENVGATDVELTEADLARIREVLPQGSAGSRYPASVMAGFRTD; via the coding sequence ATGCAGTACCGCACTCTGGGACAGCAGGGACTGCGCGTCTCCGCGCTCGGACTGGGCGTGATGGGGATGTCCCTGGCCTACGGCCCCTCGAACGACGAGGACGGCACCTCCACCATTCACCGTGCCCACGAACGCGGAGTCGACTTCTTCGACACCGCAGAGCTGTACGGCCAAGGCACCGGCAGCAACGAGACGCTGCTCGGCAACGCAGTCCACGACTTCCGCGACGAGGTCGTCCTGGCCACCAAGTTCGGCTTCGACATGACCAGCAAGACGTTGGGGAGCGGCGTCAACAGCCGCCCGGAGAACATCCGCGAGGTCGCCGAGAACAGCCTGCGCTACCTCCAGACCGACCGCATCGACCTCTTCTACCAGCACATCTCCGACCCCGACGTACCGGCCGAGGAGGTCGCCGGCACTGTCGGTGACCTGATCACCGAAGGCAAAGTGCAGTACTTCGGCCTGAGTAACGTCGGCCCGCAGTACATCCGCCGCGCCCACGCCGTCACCCCGGTCACAGCCCTTCAGTACGAGTACTCGATCTTTGAACGCGAGGTAGAGGACCAGATCCTGCCGGTCCTACGGGAGTTGGGGATCGGCCTGGTGCCGTACGCGCCGCTCGGACGCGGCTTCCTCTCCGGTGTGGTCAAGCCCGCCGACGAGTATGCCGAGGACGACATGCGCCGCTGGGACGAGCGCTGGCAGGGCGAGAACTACGCCTACAACCTGAACGCCGCCGAGCAGCTCCGAAAGCTCGCCGCCACCAAGGGCATCACCCCCGCCCAGCTCGCCCTGGCATGGCTGCTCGCCCAGGGCGAGGACGTCGTCCCGATCCCGGGCACCCGCAACGCCACACGTCTGGAGGAGAATGTCGGCGCCACCGACGTAGAACTCACCGAGGCCGACCTGGCCCGTATCCGGGAGGTCCTCCCTCAGGGATCCGCAGGCAGCCGCTACCCGGCCTCGGTGATGGCCGGCTTCCGCACCGACTGA
- a CDS encoding TetR/AcrR family transcriptional regulator, which yields MSAGEQRGRKPRADVQRNRAALVETAQRHFLRHGVGTSLEAVAKEAGVGPGTLYRHFPTREALLAAVLQTRSEELVARQADIEQLGDPAEALEQWLRAMEEYFSAFSGLPDPLMAAARAQEPDNPLTIPCDILISATDQYVRAAQLAGRVRASVRGNDLFLAACSVAWIKGTGTEEESLDRLRTLIASGYRQQDTQA from the coding sequence ATGAGTGCCGGCGAACAGCGGGGACGCAAGCCTCGCGCGGACGTTCAGCGCAACCGCGCAGCCCTTGTGGAGACCGCGCAGCGTCACTTCCTGCGGCACGGGGTCGGCACCTCCCTTGAGGCGGTGGCCAAGGAGGCGGGTGTCGGGCCCGGCACCCTGTACCGGCACTTCCCCACCCGGGAAGCGCTGCTGGCGGCCGTGCTGCAGACGCGCTCCGAGGAACTGGTGGCCCGCCAGGCGGACATCGAGCAGCTCGGCGATCCCGCCGAAGCGCTGGAGCAGTGGCTGCGGGCGATGGAGGAGTACTTCAGCGCCTTCAGCGGGCTGCCGGACCCGCTCATGGCGGCAGCCCGGGCGCAGGAGCCGGACAACCCGCTCACGATTCCCTGCGACATCCTCATCTCCGCCACCGATCAGTACGTGCGAGCCGCGCAGCTCGCGGGGCGCGTGCGCGCGTCGGTGCGAGGGAACGACCTGTTCCTCGCGGCCTGCTCCGTCGCCTGGATCAAGGGCACCGGCACCGAAGAGGAGTCGCTCGACCGGCTCCGCACCCTCATCGCGAGCGGCTACCGCCAGCAGGACACCCAGGCGTAA
- a CDS encoding TetR family transcriptional regulator, with translation MPRSTSPGQTPDAAASGESTDSTRQRIVAAAKDEFARHGIAGARVDRIAKQARTSKERVYAYFRSKEALYTHVAERETTALVEATQLDPADLPGYAGILFDHFTARPDHYRLITWGRLELAESTDSTTSPLQATITGKLDKLRDAQRTGLLDPGWDPVDVLALINQIAMTWAGQPEIAAATDQAVDPSITARRAALVTAVERIFPRPD, from the coding sequence ATGCCTCGCTCCACCAGCCCTGGCCAGACCCCGGACGCCGCCGCCTCGGGCGAGTCCACCGACTCCACGCGCCAACGGATCGTCGCCGCAGCCAAGGATGAGTTCGCCCGGCACGGGATCGCTGGCGCCCGCGTGGACCGCATCGCCAAGCAGGCCAGGACGAGCAAGGAACGTGTCTACGCCTACTTCCGCAGCAAGGAAGCCCTCTACACGCACGTCGCCGAACGCGAGACGACCGCACTCGTCGAGGCGACTCAGCTGGATCCGGCCGACCTGCCCGGTTATGCCGGCATCCTCTTCGACCACTTCACGGCCCGTCCGGACCACTACCGCCTGATCACGTGGGGCCGCCTGGAACTGGCCGAGTCCACAGACAGCACCACCAGCCCCCTCCAGGCCACGATCACCGGCAAGCTCGACAAACTCCGCGACGCTCAGCGCACCGGGCTGCTCGACCCGGGCTGGGACCCGGTCGACGTCCTCGCCCTGATCAACCAGATCGCCATGACCTGGGCAGGTCAGCCCGAAATCGCCGCCGCCACAGACCAGGCCGTGGACCCCTCTATCACCGCCCGCCGCGCCGCACTGGTGACCGCAGTCGAGCGCATATTCCCTCGTCCGGACTGA
- a CDS encoding FG-GAP repeat domain-containing protein encodes MNRLNSAGLRLGVATAVVLAVTAGGLAAPALAAGPAVTAPATSLQRAASLPPGAVALSGGPTGFLSRHKEDGSDVYTWTRYDGTRTTLPGGPYGANPGTDTVVRTDGTNRTFLDMATGEELVSYDLGGVYVALRFQGTTLIASKRVDNRQELHLLDKDAQGRVVDRTLTGLPQGMTWRAPDNSDPDTLLLHGFKHTDGVWEQRLALVDLASASVTATYDVLNNKNEVRPVSGSRTHVVWQDRDAEGKAVLAVTRPGSREVSRSTWEGMVKGSPGTFGLAGDWAVSADPHAFTALGPEVRPAPTARSLTTGETVQFLAHATSLVPTADGGLIATGGTVEHGEGVYRITPGPDGGRPTVSVLATTGVPTAVTGLSEPLAPSGVIDLDQADGHVPVAWTLSRANARVHLKLVHTATGTSHTVSAWSPEPDTTEFRLNWDGLLGKFPAYRGAYTWTMRAEPANGIGPALERTGSFTVTRAPRPHDFDDNGSPDIFSRSSTGVLSLYDVGHLRHLTSDDTPRRARIGGGWNTYDRIVPAATGLVARDTAGVLWSYEGKGDGTLTPRKRVGGGWKIYDKLTSGSDLTGDGRNDLLATDKTGVLWLYPSKGDGTFSARKRVGGGWSVYNQLTATGNLAGAPAGDLVARDKSGVLWLYLGKGDGTFAPRTRISGGWSGYQMIGPGDIDGDGWSDVLTVPEGYVGNATVTFYYGTGQWRTPFPTTGIHGAWIRGLDPLL; translated from the coding sequence TTGAACCGCCTCAACTCCGCCGGTCTGCGCCTCGGCGTTGCCACTGCCGTCGTCCTCGCCGTGACGGCCGGAGGCCTGGCCGCCCCGGCCCTCGCGGCCGGCCCGGCAGTGACCGCACCCGCCACGTCCCTGCAGCGGGCGGCCTCCTTGCCGCCCGGCGCAGTGGCCCTCTCCGGCGGGCCCACTGGCTTCCTCTCGCGTCACAAGGAGGACGGGAGCGACGTCTACACGTGGACGCGGTACGACGGCACCCGGACCACACTGCCGGGTGGCCCGTACGGGGCGAACCCGGGCACGGACACCGTCGTGCGGACCGACGGCACCAACCGCACCTTCCTCGACATGGCCACAGGCGAGGAGTTGGTCTCCTACGACCTCGGCGGGGTGTACGTCGCCCTCCGATTCCAGGGAACCACGCTCATCGCCTCGAAACGCGTGGACAACCGGCAGGAGCTGCACCTGCTCGACAAGGACGCCCAAGGCCGGGTCGTGGACCGGACGCTGACCGGCCTGCCCCAGGGCATGACGTGGCGGGCCCCTGACAACTCGGACCCGGACACGTTGCTGCTCCACGGTTTCAAGCACACGGACGGCGTATGGGAGCAGCGGCTGGCCTTGGTGGACCTGGCCTCGGCTTCGGTGACGGCAACGTATGACGTCCTGAACAACAAGAATGAGGTCCGTCCCGTCAGCGGGTCGCGGACCCACGTGGTCTGGCAGGACCGGGACGCCGAAGGAAAGGCGGTCCTGGCTGTGACCCGGCCAGGTTCTCGGGAAGTCAGCCGTAGCACGTGGGAGGGGATGGTGAAGGGGTCCCCGGGGACGTTCGGCCTGGCGGGCGACTGGGCCGTGTCCGCCGACCCTCACGCCTTCACCGCCCTGGGCCCGGAGGTTCGGCCCGCGCCGACCGCCCGGTCGTTGACGACGGGCGAGACCGTCCAGTTCCTCGCGCACGCCACCTCCCTTGTCCCGACCGCCGACGGCGGTCTGATCGCCACCGGTGGCACGGTCGAACACGGCGAGGGGGTGTACCGGATCACGCCGGGCCCGGACGGCGGGCGGCCCACCGTGTCCGTCCTGGCGACCACCGGAGTCCCCACCGCCGTCACCGGCCTGTCCGAGCCCCTGGCGCCGTCCGGCGTGATCGACCTCGACCAGGCCGACGGGCACGTACCGGTCGCCTGGACACTCAGCCGCGCCAACGCGCGTGTTCACCTGAAGCTCGTGCACACCGCCACGGGCACGTCCCACACCGTGTCGGCATGGTCACCCGAGCCGGACACGACGGAGTTCCGCCTGAACTGGGACGGCCTCCTCGGCAAGTTCCCGGCGTACCGGGGCGCGTACACATGGACGATGCGGGCCGAACCCGCCAACGGCATCGGCCCGGCCCTCGAGCGCACCGGTTCGTTCACCGTCACCCGCGCACCCCGGCCGCACGACTTCGACGACAACGGCTCGCCGGACATCTTCAGCCGCTCCTCGACCGGCGTTCTGTCTCTGTACGACGTCGGGCATCTGCGGCACCTGACGTCCGACGACACGCCGCGCCGGGCCCGGATCGGCGGCGGGTGGAACACCTACGACAGGATCGTCCCCGCCGCCACCGGTCTCGTCGCCCGCGACACGGCCGGCGTCCTGTGGTCCTACGAGGGCAAGGGCGACGGCACCCTCACCCCACGCAAGCGCGTCGGTGGCGGATGGAAGATCTACGACAAGCTCACCAGCGGCTCCGATCTGACCGGCGACGGACGGAACGACCTCCTCGCCACGGACAAGACCGGCGTGCTGTGGCTCTATCCCAGCAAGGGCGACGGCACCTTCTCCGCGCGCAAGCGGGTCGGCGGCGGCTGGAGCGTCTACAACCAGCTGACCGCCACCGGCAACCTGGCGGGCGCCCCCGCCGGAGACCTCGTCGCGCGGGACAAGTCCGGCGTGCTCTGGCTCTACCTGGGCAAGGGCGATGGCACCTTCGCGCCCCGGACACGGATCAGCGGTGGCTGGAGCGGGTACCAGATGATCGGCCCGGGAGACATCGACGGCGACGGCTGGAGCGACGTGCTCACCGTGCCCGAAGGCTACGTCGGCAACGCGACCGTGACGTTCTACTACGGCACCGGTCAGTGGAGGACCCCGTTTCCCACCACCGGCATCCACGGTGCCTGGATACGCGGGCTGGATCCGCTTCTCTGA
- a CDS encoding class I SAM-dependent methyltransferase codes for MDHHPALIIAVDTSPAQHTMAEDLYGHPASRLRLVSSGVLRHLHATAGTYDVLYSVFGAVDFVEPRELLPATAAALRPGGRLVFSAFAHHLGGEPAHLDVQHTEIGAKTPEGGAATMHRWSSRNRCGPRSSTRPTLPGSARRRCPSGPGRAPLAHTW; via the coding sequence GTGGACCACCATCCAGCCCTGATCATCGCCGTCGACACCTCGCCCGCCCAGCACACAATGGCCGAGGACCTGTACGGCCACCCCGCCTCCCGACTGCGACTGGTCAGCTCCGGCGTACTCCGGCACCTGCATGCGACGGCTGGCACCTACGACGTGCTCTACAGCGTCTTCGGCGCCGTCGACTTCGTCGAGCCGCGCGAGCTGCTGCCTGCGACCGCCGCCGCGCTGCGCCCGGGCGGCCGCCTCGTGTTCTCCGCCTTCGCCCATCACCTCGGCGGCGAGCCCGCCCACCTCGACGTGCAGCACACCGAAATCGGAGCGAAGACCCCCGAAGGCGGAGCCGCCACGATGCACCGCTGGTCCTCCAGAAACAGGTGTGGACCACGCTCCTCGACGAGGCCGACTTTGCCTGGATCAGCACGGAGACGCTGCCCGTCGGGCCCGGGCCGCGCCCCGCTGGCACACACCTGGTGA